Proteins encoded in a region of the Clostridium butyricum genome:
- a CDS encoding HutP family protein, which yields MESNSTKVAKIATKMAICDREEENSLKKLYSEQGIKVTAVNIGGNINSSISKILESALVASKRNGLIREEHLHEGAVIGAARDAIIQVNNRANGLNIGGKIGIARGGEHISVCIFLSIGLLHLDEVVIGIGHRCLPI from the coding sequence ATGGAGAGTAATAGTACTAAAGTAGCCAAGATAGCCACAAAAATGGCTATATGTGATAGAGAAGAAGAAAATTCACTTAAAAAATTATATTCTGAACAAGGAATAAAAGTAACGGCTGTAAATATAGGAGGGAATATAAATTCTTCTATTTCTAAGATTCTTGAAAGTGCATTAGTTGCATCAAAAAGAAACGGTCTTATAAGAGAAGAACACCTTCATGAAGGTGCAGTAATAGGTGCGGCAAGAGATGCTATAATACAGGTTAATAATAGAGCTAATGGCTTAAATATAGGCGGAAAAATAGGTATTGCACGAGGTGGAGAACATATTTCAGTATGTATTTTTCTTAGTATTGGACTTCTTCATTTAGATGAGGTTGTTATTGGAATAGGGCATAGATGTCTTCCTATATAG
- a CDS encoding ABC transporter permease, which produces MNVLINILEQGLLFSIVAIAVYITYKILDFPDMSVDGTFPMGAAISASLLVQGVNPWISILLAALGGALAGAVTGIMHVKLKIDNLMAGILMMIGLYSINLRIMGKANVPLFNVNNIFKYNVPAIVIIAAALIIVKILLDLYLKTKSGFLLIAVGDNEQVVSSLGVNKDMVKILGLLISNALSATAGAVTAQYQGFADVGMGTGTVVMGLAAVIIGTSLFERMSFIKATTLSIIGAIIYKGAIALVLKYGAVIGLTANDLKLMTAIIVVIALCSNNGVFRMKKKKLIEGGEKNNVKSNTTMQSV; this is translated from the coding sequence GTGAATGTTTTAATAAATATTTTAGAACAAGGACTATTATTCTCCATTGTAGCAATAGCGGTTTATATAACATATAAAATATTAGATTTTCCAGACATGTCTGTTGATGGAACATTTCCAATGGGAGCTGCTATTAGTGCATCTTTGTTAGTTCAAGGTGTTAATCCATGGATAAGTATACTTTTAGCAGCATTAGGAGGTGCTTTAGCAGGTGCAGTTACAGGAATTATGCATGTTAAATTGAAGATAGATAATTTAATGGCTGGAATTCTTATGATGATAGGATTATATTCAATAAACCTAAGGATAATGGGGAAAGCAAATGTTCCTTTATTTAATGTAAATAATATTTTTAAATATAATGTTCCTGCTATAGTTATTATTGCAGCAGCATTAATAATAGTAAAAATTCTTTTAGATTTATATCTTAAAACAAAATCGGGTTTTTTACTTATTGCTGTTGGAGATAATGAACAGGTTGTATCTTCTTTAGGTGTAAATAAAGATATGGTAAAAATATTAGGACTTCTTATAAGTAATGCACTTTCTGCTACAGCTGGAGCAGTAACAGCTCAATATCAAGGTTTTGCTGATGTTGGAATGGGAACAGGTACTGTTGTAATGGGACTTGCAGCAGTAATAATTGGAACATCTTTATTTGAAAGAATGTCATTTATAAAAGCAACTACACTTTCTATTATTGGAGCAATAATATATAAAGGTGCAATTGCGCTGGTATTAAAATATGGAGCAGTAATAGGACTTACAGCTAATGATCTTAAGCTTATGACAGCGATAATTGTAGTGATAGCATTATGTTCTAACAACGGTGTATTTAGAATGAAAAAGAAAAAACTTATAGAAGGTGGTGAAAAGAATAATGTTAAAAGTAACACAACTATGCAAAGTGTTTAA
- a CDS encoding acetyl-CoA carboxylase carboxyltransferase subunit alpha, whose translation MSKEFIKGSNEAWESVEIARHKERPTGQYYIENIFKDFIELHGDRSFGDDKAIIGGIASVNGINVTVISITKGSNTTENIKRNFGMPNPEGYRKALRLMKQAEKFKRPVICFVDTPGAFCGLGAEERGQGQAIANNLFELSRLKTPIMSVITGEGGSGGALALMVADKICMLEHSIYSILSPEGFASILWKDSSRVKEAADVMKITAKDLKEFGIIDEMIKEPRGGAHKNPQKAVDEIRSSITEFLLKVKEKDLDSLVDERYKKFREMGNFY comes from the coding sequence ATGAGTAAAGAATTTATTAAAGGTAGCAATGAAGCCTGGGAAAGTGTTGAGATAGCACGACATAAAGAAAGACCTACAGGACAATATTACATTGAAAATATTTTTAAGGACTTTATTGAACTGCATGGAGACAGATCTTTTGGAGATGATAAGGCTATTATTGGTGGTATAGCATCTGTAAATGGTATAAATGTTACTGTTATATCAATTACTAAGGGATCTAATACGACTGAAAATATAAAGAGAAACTTTGGAATGCCAAATCCAGAAGGATATAGAAAAGCTTTAAGACTTATGAAACAAGCAGAGAAATTTAAACGTCCAGTAATATGTTTTGTAGATACACCAGGAGCTTTCTGTGGACTTGGTGCTGAAGAAAGAGGTCAAGGTCAGGCAATTGCAAATAATCTATTTGAGTTAAGTCGCTTAAAGACTCCAATTATGTCTGTTATTACAGGTGAAGGAGGAAGCGGTGGTGCTTTAGCTTTAATGGTTGCAGATAAGATATGTATGCTTGAACATTCGATTTATTCTATTCTTTCACCAGAAGGATTTGCTTCTATTTTATGGAAGGATTCATCGAGAGTAAAAGAAGCTGCAGATGTTATGAAAATAACAGCTAAAGACTTAAAGGAATTTGGAATCATTGATGAAATGATAAAAGAGCCAAGAGGTGGTGCTCATAAAAATCCTCAAAAAGCAGTGGATGAGATAAGAAGCAGTATTACAGAATTTCTATTAAAAGTTAAAGAGAAGGATTTGGACAGTTTAGTTGATGAAAGATATAAGAAATTCAGAGAGATGGGTAATTTCTATTAA
- a CDS encoding replication-associated recombination protein A has protein sequence MRPLADLMRPSSLDDFVGQKHIMSEGKPLYNLIKSKNICNCIFYGPPGTGKTTLANIMANYVDKKFYKLNATTASVKDIQDITNNLDSLLSYSGVVIYIDELQHFNKKQQQALLEFIEDGRITLIASTTENPYFVIHKAIISRCNIFSFKPLSSEDIIIGLEKSITKLIDEGVRVNYSQDALRYISEISQGDYRKSYNILELAINSQVKHVREITTEYIESLGQSNMRADSSGDEFYNLLSALQKSIRGSDADAAVHYLARLIKGGDLTAIVRRIAVIAAEDIGLAAPNALSIINSGIELVLKTGLPEARIILSEMVIYLATLPKSNSAYLAIGGALSDLESMNFGDVPMHLKDAHYGGAQKLGVGGYKYPHEFDNHYVKQEYMPQELIGRKYYEEQNNKYENSIKNYWKNIK, from the coding sequence ATGAGACCTTTAGCGGATTTAATGAGACCTTCATCATTGGATGATTTCGTTGGTCAGAAACATATAATGAGTGAGGGAAAGCCTCTTTATAATTTAATAAAGAGCAAAAATATATGTAATTGTATATTTTATGGACCACCTGGGACAGGAAAGACAACACTTGCAAATATCATGGCCAATTATGTAGATAAAAAGTTTTATAAATTAAATGCTACTACTGCTAGTGTTAAAGACATACAAGACATAACAAATAATCTGGATAGTTTATTGAGCTATAGTGGTGTAGTTATTTATATTGATGAACTTCAACATTTTAATAAGAAACAACAGCAGGCGCTTTTAGAATTTATTGAAGATGGAAGAATAACATTAATTGCAAGTACGACAGAAAATCCATATTTTGTTATACATAAGGCTATAATAAGCAGATGCAACATTTTTTCATTCAAACCTCTAAGTAGTGAAGATATAATTATTGGTTTAGAAAAGTCTATAACGAAGTTGATTGATGAAGGGGTACGTGTAAATTATTCACAGGATGCTTTAAGATATATTTCGGAAATATCCCAAGGGGATTATAGAAAATCATATAATATTTTAGAACTTGCAATAAATTCTCAAGTTAAGCATGTAAGAGAAATAACAACAGAATATATTGAAAGTTTGGGGCAATCTAACATGAGGGCTGATAGTAGTGGTGATGAATTTTATAATCTTTTAAGTGCACTTCAAAAAAGTATACGTGGAAGTGATGCTGATGCAGCTGTTCATTATCTTGCAAGACTCATTAAAGGTGGAGATTTAACGGCAATAGTAAGACGAATTGCTGTTATTGCTGCAGAAGATATAGGGCTTGCAGCCCCAAATGCTTTAAGCATAATAAATTCAGGTATTGAATTAGTTCTTAAAACTGGACTTCCTGAAGCGAGGATAATATTGTCGGAAATGGTTATTTATCTCGCTACTCTTCCAAAGTCTAATAGTGCATATCTTGCAATAGGAGGTGCGTTGTCTGATTTGGAAAGTATGAATTTTGGGGATGTGCCGATGCATCTAAAAGATGCACATTATGGGGGTGCACAAAAATTAGGTGTTGGAGGATATAAATATCCACATGAATTTGATAATCATTATGTAAAACAGGAATATATGCCTCAGGAATTAATTGGAAGAAAATATTATGAAGAACAAAACAATAAATATGAAAATAGTATAAAGAATTATTGGAAAAATATAAAGTAA
- the accD gene encoding acetyl-CoA carboxylase, carboxyltransferase subunit beta, protein MLKDLFVKRQYATVKPSVLKRDEEKYNEMNEEKPNIPSGMWTKCDKCNGIIYQDDLENYKHVCPNCNHHFRLNAKQRIRMLFDKESFTEMWKDLKTTNPLDFEGYDEKINKSSLKTNSSEAVVTGIGQINGLKVACGIMDSFFMMGSMGTVVGEKLTRLIEYSTENKLPVIIFTTSGGARMQEGIFSLMQMAKVSSALARHDEAGLLYISVLTDPTTGGVTASFAMEGDIILSEPNALVGFAGRRVIENTIKETLPEDFQKAEFLLEKGFVDSIVERKDLRTCIYKILVLHGVKNYE, encoded by the coding sequence ATGCTTAAGGATTTATTTGTAAAAAGACAATATGCAACTGTAAAACCTTCAGTATTAAAGAGAGATGAAGAAAAATACAATGAAATGAATGAAGAAAAACCTAACATTCCATCAGGCATGTGGACCAAGTGTGATAAATGTAATGGAATAATATATCAGGACGATCTTGAGAATTATAAACATGTTTGTCCAAACTGTAATCATCATTTCAGATTAAATGCAAAACAAAGAATTAGAATGCTTTTTGATAAAGAATCATTTACAGAAATGTGGAAAGATTTAAAAACAACTAATCCTCTTGATTTTGAAGGCTATGATGAGAAGATTAATAAAAGTAGTCTTAAAACAAATAGTTCAGAAGCGGTTGTCACAGGAATTGGCCAGATAAATGGTTTAAAAGTAGCATGTGGAATAATGGATAGCTTTTTTATGATGGGAAGTATGGGAACTGTAGTTGGTGAAAAGTTAACAAGGCTAATTGAATATTCTACAGAAAATAAGCTTCCTGTAATTATATTTACTACATCAGGCGGTGCAAGGATGCAAGAAGGGATTTTTTCTCTTATGCAAATGGCAAAGGTAAGTAGTGCACTGGCTAGACATGATGAGGCAGGTCTTTTATATATTTCAGTATTAACAGATCCTACAACTGGTGGAGTAACGGCAAGTTTTGCAATGGAGGGTGACATTATTTTAAGTGAACCTAATGCCCTTGTAGGATTTGCAGGAAGAAGAGTTATAGAAAATACTATAAAAGAAACTCTTCCAGAAGATTTTCAAAAGGCAGAATTTTTATTAGAAAAAGGATTTGTTGATTCTATTGTTGAAAGAAAAGATCTTAGAACTTGCATATATAAGATTCTTGTATTACATGGAGTGAAGAATTATGAGTAA
- the fabZ gene encoding 3-hydroxyacyl-ACP dehydratase FabZ, protein MLDIKEIKEILPHRYPMLLIDRVIEMDIEEKLYVKGYKNVSANEAFFQGHYPEEPIMPGVLQIEALAQAGAVAILSMEKFKGKTPLFAGTNKVRFKNKVVPGDRLDLYCEIVKLKGPIGVGKGVATVDGKVACEAEILFAIG, encoded by the coding sequence ATGCTTGATATAAAAGAAATAAAAGAAATTTTACCTCATAGATACCCTATGCTATTAATTGATAGGGTGATTGAAATGGATATTGAAGAAAAACTTTATGTTAAGGGATATAAAAATGTTTCAGCTAATGAAGCTTTCTTTCAAGGACATTATCCAGAAGAACCAATTATGCCAGGTGTATTACAAATAGAAGCACTAGCTCAGGCAGGAGCAGTTGCTATTTTATCTATGGAAAAATTTAAGGGAAAAACACCATTGTTTGCAGGAACAAATAAAGTTAGATTTAAAAATAAAGTTGTTCCAGGAGATCGACTTGATTTATATTGCGAAATAGTAAAACTTAAAGGACCTATAGGTGTAGGAAAAGGTGTTGCTACTGTAGATGGTAAGGTAGCCTGTGAAGCTGAAATATTATTTGCTATAGGATAG
- a CDS encoding RrF2 family transcriptional regulator — protein sequence MKLSTKGRYGVRAMAELAAHYGGAPISIKTISKEQNLSEYYLEQLFSPLRRANIIRSIRGAQGGYVLCKAPSEITVGDIMTILEGPIEIADCIDGYACDSEHSCATKFVWEKIKNSIDDVMNSISLQDIVDNYEKIKKESGKIKLVEECE from the coding sequence ATGAAATTATCAACAAAAGGTAGATATGGAGTAAGAGCAATGGCAGAACTTGCAGCTCACTATGGAGGTGCCCCTATTTCAATAAAGACAATATCGAAAGAACAAAATCTTTCAGAATATTACTTAGAACAGCTTTTTAGCCCACTACGACGTGCTAATATAATAAGAAGTATAAGAGGAGCTCAGGGGGGATATGTTTTATGTAAAGCCCCGAGTGAAATCACTGTTGGTGATATTATGACAATATTAGAAGGGCCAATTGAGATTGCTGATTGTATAGATGGATATGCATGTGATAGTGAACACAGTTGTGCAACTAAATTTGTATGGGAAAAAATAAAAAACAGTATAGATGATGTTATGAATTCTATTTCACTACAGGATATAGTTGATAACTATGAGAAAATAAAAAAAGAAAGCGGTAAGATAAAATTAGTGGAGGAGTGTGAATAA
- the nifS gene encoding cysteine desulfurase NifS — protein MKNVYMDYSATTYVKPEVLEEMMPYFTEKFGNPSSFYGISRETKRAIDTAREKVAKGLNCLPDEVYFTGGGSEADNWAIKGIASAHKNKGNHIITTKIEHHAVLHTCQYLEKNGFEVTYLDVDSEGFINLDDLKNAITDKTILVSIMFANNEIGTIQPVKEIGEICKEKKVFFHTDAVQAVGNVPIDVKEMNIDMLSLAGHKIYGPKGIGVLYIKKGIKIDNLIHGGAQEKNRRAGTENIAGIVGLGKAMELATCNIEEHMEKMTALRDRLIDGLLKIPYTNLNGPRGEKRLPGNVNVRFRFIEGESILLSLDFKGVCASSGSACTSGSLDPSHVLLAIGLPHELAHGSLRLTLGAGSTEEDVDYVLEVTPPIIERLRNMSPLWDDFIKKGEN, from the coding sequence ATGAAGAATGTTTATATGGATTATTCAGCAACAACTTATGTTAAACCAGAAGTATTAGAAGAAATGATGCCATATTTCACAGAGAAGTTTGGAAATCCATCTTCATTTTACGGAATATCAAGAGAAACAAAGAGAGCAATAGATACAGCAAGAGAAAAAGTTGCAAAAGGTCTAAACTGTCTTCCAGATGAAGTTTACTTCACAGGTGGTGGATCAGAAGCAGATAACTGGGCAATAAAAGGTATTGCGTCTGCTCATAAAAATAAAGGAAATCATATAATAACAACAAAAATTGAACATCATGCAGTACTTCATACATGTCAGTATTTAGAGAAAAATGGATTTGAAGTTACATACTTAGATGTTGACAGTGAAGGTTTCATTAATTTAGACGATTTAAAAAATGCAATAACAGATAAAACAATATTAGTTTCAATAATGTTTGCTAATAATGAAATTGGAACAATTCAACCTGTAAAAGAAATTGGTGAAATATGTAAAGAGAAGAAAGTATTTTTCCATACAGATGCAGTTCAAGCAGTTGGTAATGTACCGATAGACGTTAAAGAAATGAATATTGATATGCTATCTTTAGCAGGACATAAAATTTATGGACCAAAAGGAATTGGTGTGCTTTATATAAAGAAGGGCATTAAAATAGATAACTTAATTCATGGTGGAGCTCAAGAAAAAAACAGAAGAGCTGGAACTGAAAATATTGCAGGTATTGTTGGTTTAGGTAAGGCTATGGAACTTGCAACATGCAATATAGAAGAACATATGGAAAAGATGACGGCATTGAGAGATAGATTAATTGATGGGCTTTTAAAAATTCCATATACAAATTTAAATGGACCAAGAGGAGAAAAAAGACTTCCTGGTAATGTAAATGTAAGATTTAGATTTATTGAAGGAGAGTCAATATTACTTTCGTTAGATTTTAAGGGTGTATGTGCTTCAAGTGGAAGTGCTTGTACATCAGGATCGCTTGATCCATCTCATGTACTTCTTGCTATAGGTCTTCCTCATGAACTTGCTCATGGATCGTTAAGACTTACATTAGGAGCTGGATCGACTGAAGAAGATGTGGATTATGTTTTAGAAGTTACACCGCCTATTATTGAAAGATTAAGAAATATGTCACCATTATGGGATGACTTTATTAAGAAGGGAGAAAATTAA
- a CDS encoding ABC transporter ATP-binding protein encodes MLKVTQLCKVFNQNTINENRVFDELSLNVAEGDFISIIGSNGAGKSTLLNMISGTLQADSGSILLDGDEVINKPEYVRCKSIGRVFQDPSKGVAPNMTILENIALADNKGKNFGFGIGVNKKRIDYYKEMVSEINLGLEDKLHNKVQLLSGGQRQALTLLMSVMSKPKLLLLDEHTAALDPKTSEKIMEITRKIVKESGITTLMVTHNLKHAIENGNRLFMMHRGEILVDIKGREKERLDTNSLLELFEKANGNGEEGLSDRTLFG; translated from the coding sequence ATGTTAAAAGTAACACAACTATGCAAAGTGTTTAATCAGAATACTATAAATGAAAATAGAGTTTTTGATGAATTATCTTTAAATGTTGCTGAGGGGGATTTTATAAGTATAATTGGATCTAATGGTGCAGGAAAATCAACTTTATTAAATATGATATCAGGTACATTACAGGCTGATTCAGGGTCTATACTTTTAGATGGAGATGAGGTTATTAATAAGCCAGAGTATGTAAGGTGTAAATCTATAGGAAGAGTTTTTCAAGATCCATCAAAAGGTGTAGCACCTAATATGACAATATTAGAAAATATAGCACTTGCAGATAATAAAGGTAAAAATTTTGGGTTTGGAATTGGTGTTAATAAAAAAAGAATAGATTACTATAAAGAAATGGTAAGTGAAATAAACTTAGGTCTTGAAGATAAGCTTCATAATAAAGTTCAGCTTTTATCAGGGGGACAAAGACAGGCATTGACTCTTTTGATGTCGGTCATGTCAAAACCTAAATTGCTATTACTTGATGAACATACAGCTGCATTAGATCCAAAAACATCTGAAAAGATTATGGAGATAACAAGAAAAATAGTAAAAGAAAGTGGTATTACAACACTTATGGTAACACATAATCTTAAACATGCAATTGAAAATGGAAATAGGCTTTTTATGATGCATAGAGGTGAAATACTTGTTGATATTAAAGGCAGGGAAAAAGAAAGATTAGATACAAACAGTCTTCTTGAATTATTTGAAAAAGCAAATGGAAATGGAGAAGAGGGGTTAAGTGATAGAACTCTATTTGGATAG
- the accB gene encoding acetyl-CoA carboxylase biotin carboxyl carrier protein, which produces MEFEQIKELITLIDTSDLAFFELSDGNSHIKMDKSLNRGGSENTVSTANDKIITEQVVEKPISNSTNNEMKKVIKEEVKEEVKEEEDSNLSIITSPMVGTFYSAASPDTPAFVKVGDIISKGKIICIIEAMKLMNEIESEYNGEIVECLIKDGDMVEYGQPLFKIKEA; this is translated from the coding sequence ATGGAATTTGAACAGATAAAAGAACTTATTACACTTATAGATACTTCAGATTTAGCTTTTTTTGAACTTTCTGATGGAAATAGTCATATAAAAATGGATAAATCATTAAACAGAGGTGGATCAGAAAACACTGTAAGCACTGCTAATGATAAGATTATTACTGAACAAGTAGTAGAAAAGCCAATATCTAATTCTACTAATAATGAAATGAAAAAAGTAATAAAAGAAGAAGTAAAAGAAGAGGTTAAGGAAGAAGAAGATAGCAATTTGAGCATTATTACTTCTCCTATGGTAGGAACATTCTATTCAGCAGCCTCACCAGACACTCCTGCATTTGTTAAAGTAGGAGATATAATATCAAAAGGAAAAATTATATGTATCATTGAAGCTATGAAGCTTATGAATGAAATAGAAAGTGAATACAATGGTGAAATAGTTGAATGTTTAATTAAAGATGGTGATATGGTTGAATATGGTCAGCCGTTGTTTAAAATAAAGGAGGCTTAA
- a CDS encoding ABC transporter substrate-binding protein, translated as MVGKKRLGALIAAAIIGTSLIGCGSSAGTSSTSNEGGQEVKNIGVVQLVQHDALDSANKGFVDALKEKGYEDGKNIKIDQQNAQGEQANAQTITKQFADSKKDLIFAVATPAAQAAYNATKDIPIVFTAVTDPVAAEIAKDWKSSGTNVTGTSDKVPVEDQIKLLKQLLPETKTIGVIYNTSETNSIIQVEELKAAAEKDGLGVKEIGVTNVNEINQNLASALNDIDVLYTPTDNTVASAYSLVGKLCIDAKKPIIGAEEAVVTKGGLATIGIDYYKLGKEAGYKAVEILEGKEPSDIEISTLSEMSFTINTDVATKLGINIPEDIRKNANLVTGGVE; from the coding sequence ATGGTAGGGAAAAAAAGATTAGGGGCACTAATAGCAGCTGCAATAATAGGTACGTCATTAATAGGTTGTGGCAGTAGTGCAGGTACGAGTAGTACAAGCAATGAGGGAGGACAAGAAGTAAAGAATATTGGTGTAGTTCAGCTTGTACAGCATGATGCATTGGATTCTGCGAATAAAGGGTTTGTAGATGCATTAAAAGAAAAAGGATATGAAGATGGAAAGAATATAAAGATAGATCAGCAAAATGCTCAAGGTGAGCAGGCGAATGCTCAGACAATTACAAAGCAGTTTGCTGATAGTAAAAAGGATTTGATTTTTGCAGTAGCAACACCAGCAGCTCAAGCAGCTTATAATGCTACAAAGGATATTCCAATTGTGTTTACAGCAGTTACAGATCCTGTTGCAGCGGAAATTGCAAAGGATTGGAAAAGTTCTGGTACAAATGTTACAGGTACATCAGATAAGGTTCCAGTAGAAGATCAAATTAAATTGTTAAAGCAGTTACTTCCAGAAACAAAAACTATTGGAGTAATTTATAATACATCTGAAACAAATTCGATAATTCAGGTTGAAGAATTAAAAGCAGCAGCAGAAAAAGATGGATTAGGAGTTAAAGAAATTGGTGTAACAAATGTAAATGAAATTAATCAAAATTTAGCTAGTGCGCTAAATGACATAGATGTTTTATATACTCCTACTGATAATACAGTAGCATCTGCGTATAGTCTAGTTGGGAAACTTTGCATTGATGCTAAAAAGCCAATTATAGGAGCAGAAGAAGCAGTAGTAACTAAAGGTGGACTTGCAACCATTGGTATAGATTATTATAAACTTGGTAAAGAAGCAGGTTATAAAGCTGTTGAAATATTAGAAGGAAAGGAACCTTCTGATATTGAAATATCAACATTAAGTGAGATGTCATTTACTATAAATACAGATGTTGCTACAAAATTAGGGATAAATATTCCAGAAGATATTCGCAAAAATGCTAATTTAGTTACAGGAGGGGTTGAATAG
- a CDS encoding acetyl-CoA carboxylase biotin carboxylase subunit: MLKKILIANRGEIAVRVIRACREMGIATVAVYSDIDKDALHTQLADEAVCIGSAMPKDSYLNMANILSACVLTGADAIHPGFGFLSENSKFAKMCRECNIKFIGPDYETIDFIGDKAKAREIMKFSDVPVVPGYEGEIRDENHALELAKEIGYPIMIKASAGGGGKGIRIAFNDEEFLMGFKTAKAEAKACFGNDTLYLEKYVQKPKHIEFQILADEHGNVIHLGERECSMQRKNQKVLEEAPSNVLNEELREKMGEIAKRAALAVDYKNAGTIEFLFDKDNNFYFMEMNTRIQVEHPITEMITGIDIVKEQIRIASGEKLRFTQDDIKLKGHAIECRVNAEDPDHDFRPCPGKIEELCIPGGMGVRIDSAIYCGYKIPHCYDSMIAKVITFGNDRDEAIVKMRRALSEFAVGGVVTNINFDLSILETEEFLRGEYDTSFLAEKMVKKNA, encoded by the coding sequence ATGTTAAAAAAAATACTTATTGCAAACAGAGGAGAAATAGCTGTACGAGTAATAAGAGCATGTAGAGAGATGGGAATAGCTACAGTTGCAGTTTATTCTGATATAGATAAAGATGCGCTTCATACTCAGCTTGCAGATGAAGCCGTATGTATTGGATCCGCAATGCCTAAAGATAGTTATTTAAATATGGCTAATATTTTAAGTGCATGTGTTTTAACTGGAGCGGATGCTATTCATCCAGGGTTTGGATTTTTATCTGAAAACTCTAAATTTGCTAAGATGTGCAGAGAATGTAATATAAAATTCATAGGCCCAGACTATGAGACTATTGATTTTATTGGTGATAAAGCCAAAGCGAGAGAAATTATGAAATTTTCTGATGTACCTGTAGTACCAGGATATGAAGGAGAAATACGTGATGAGAATCATGCTTTAGAACTTGCAAAAGAAATAGGATATCCTATTATGATCAAGGCATCAGCAGGTGGTGGTGGAAAAGGAATAAGAATTGCTTTTAATGATGAAGAATTCTTAATGGGCTTTAAAACTGCTAAAGCAGAAGCTAAAGCATGCTTTGGAAATGATACATTATATTTAGAGAAGTATGTACAAAAACCTAAACATATAGAATTTCAGATTTTAGCTGATGAACATGGAAATGTAATTCATCTAGGTGAAAGAGAATGTTCAATGCAGAGAAAAAATCAAAAAGTATTAGAAGAAGCACCATCTAATGTGTTAAATGAAGAACTTAGAGAAAAGATGGGTGAAATAGCAAAAAGAGCAGCATTGGCAGTAGATTATAAAAATGCTGGAACTATAGAATTCTTATTTGATAAGGACAATAATTTCTATTTTATGGAGATGAATACAAGAATACAGGTAGAACATCCTATAACAGAAATGATAACTGGCATTGATATTGTTAAAGAGCAGATAAGAATTGCATCAGGAGAGAAGTTAAGATTTACTCAAGATGACATAAAACTAAAAGGTCATGCTATTGAATGTAGAGTAAATGCTGAAGATCCTGATCATGATTTTAGACCTTGTCCTGGAAAGATTGAAGAATTGTGTATTCCAGGAGGAATGGGTGTTAGAATAGATTCAGCAATATACTGTGGATATAAGATACCTCATTGTTATGATTCAATGATTGCGAAGGTAATAACATTTGGAAATGATAGGGATGAAGCAATCGTTAAAATGAGAAGAGCATTATCTGAATTTGCAGTAGGTGGTGTTGTTACAAACATAAATTTTGATCTTTCTATCTTAGAAACTGAAGAGTTCTTAAGAGGAGAATATGATACGTCATTTTTAGCAGAAAAGATGGTGAAGAAGAATGCTTAA